One genomic segment of Drosophila melanogaster chromosome 3R includes these proteins:
- the CG4582 gene encoding uncharacterized protein, whose amino-acid sequence MMMRMRNRGGKRLQANYFDTQMPLLSSGLMSPGQLPILDEQHGRQEQLERHYLAHGPSSVEQQLLRLQPDYKLLYSAEHHTYFHLHTLVPQDNANRQTGPLKSEKESPHRRLFQQVVGNTLTAAFGLNVMNKGDQEQNQQFTSEPVNLYDAASLRRSRFSPFNPTRILIHGWLGNENANMYNELLPAYFDLRNGNYNIFTVDWGRGAIADYITASYRVKPVGQVLAKFVDFLHQEAGMRFEDLQLVGFSMGAHVAGLAGKHLQTGRLRMIRALDPALPFFRYAKPKERLTAEDADYVEVLHTSVGSYGFDRPVGHVDFYANWGSQQPGCFWHECSHWRAFMLFAESLARDQATGFLSQGCPAAEWQQLTRFHRCPKDTGVMQTMGGDLANVSAEFLAQRQGVYYFQTNDQPPYVLAQNASSKRAAHIQENKK is encoded by the exons ATGATGATGCGGATGAGAAATCGGGGCGGTAAGCGGTTGCAGGCAAACTACTTTGACACACAAATGCCACTGCTGTCGTCTGGCCTAATGAGTCCCGGCCAGCTGCCAATATTGGATGAGCAGCATGGGCGGCAGGAGCAATTGGAGAGGCATTACTTGGCCCACGGGCCCAGTTCGGTTGAACAGCAATTACTCCGCCTGCAGCCGGACTACAAATTGCTGTACAGTGCCGAGCACCACACCTACTTCCACCTGCATACCCTGGTCCCGCAGGACAATGCCAACCGCCAGACAGGACCATTGAAATCCGAGAAGGAATCGCCACATCGCCGGCTATTCCAGCAGGTTGTGGGCAACACGCTGACCGCCGCCTTTGGCCTAAACGTGATGAACAAGGGGGACCAGGAACAGAACCAGCAGTTCACCAGCGAACCGGTGAATCTCTACGATGCCGCCTCGTTGCGCCGGTCTCGCTTCAGTCCCTTCAATCCCACCAG AATCCTCATTCACGGCTGGTTGGGTAATGAAAATGCTAACATGTACAACGAGCTATTGCCAGCTTACTTTGATCTGAGAAATGGCAACTACAACATCTTCACTGTGGACTGGGGACGTGGAGCCATAGCGGACTACATAACGGCCAGCTATAGGGTCAAGCCGGTGGGTCAGGTTTTGGCCAAGTTCGTGGACTTCCTGCATCAGGAGGCGGGAATGCGTTTCGAGGATCTTCAGCTCGTCGGATTCAGCATGGGCGCACATGTGGCGGGACTGGCAGGCAAACATTTGCAGACCGGTCGCCTTCGGATGATCCGAGCTTTGGATCCGGCTCTACCCTTCTTTCGGTATGCCAAACCAAAGGAGCGGCTGACCGCCGAGGATGCCGACTATGTGGAGGTGCTGCACACCAGTGTGGGCAGCTATGGATTTGATCGACCCGTGGGTCATGTGGATTTCTATGCCAACTGGGGCAGCCAGCAACCAGGTTGCTTTTGGCATGAATGCAGCCATTGGAGGGCATTTATGCTGTTTGCCGAGAGTCTGGCAAGGGATCAGGCAACGGGCTTCTTATCCCAGGGCTGTCCAGCTGCTGAATGGCAGCAGTTGACCCGATTCCATCGCTGCCCAAAGGACACCGGAGTTATGCAGACCATGGGCGGGGATTTGGCCAACGTGTCGGCGGAGTTCTTGGCCCAAAGACAGGGTGTCTATTATTTCCAAACAAACGACCAGCCACCCTATGTTTTAGCGCAAAATGCAAGCTCGAAAAGGGCGGCACACATACAAGAGAACAAGAAATAA
- the ymp gene encoding yellow-emperor, isoform D, translating to MALRLTTIALLHRAPLLVVPKLKATPPTRTLLLRKNLVPFLDDDPCVFSKKAVMHHWGVLPILFITLVGGILKVGAMIRLALVKDDVFFTKDSAYYMYLETRKGPWYKQKSRKWGGRDEYDMPPGLLLANQGDVSGPSYEKDDGKKNDKFAWIGGGGGQISIEAMYFIDLTLRLPSVRLALRFRIR from the exons ATGGCGCTTCGTCTTACGACCATTGCTCTTCTACACCGTGCTCCTTTATTAGTTGTGCCAAAG TTAAAAGCAACACCGCCAACACGCACTCTATTGTTAAGAA AGAATCTGGTACCGTTTTTAGATGATGATCCTTGTGTGTTCTCAAAGAAAGCCGTCATGCATCATTGGGGG GTCCTTCCGATTCTGTTCATAACACTTGTTGGAGGTATACTTAAGGTTGGCGCCATGATCCGCCTGGCATTGGTGAAGGACGATGTGTTCTTTACCAAGGATTCGGCATACTATATGTACTTGGAGACACGCAAAGGTCCCTGGTACAAGCAAAAGAGTCGTAAG TGGGGTGGTCGGGATGAGTATGATATGCCACCAGGATTGCTCTTGGCCAACCAGGGCGATGTTTCTGGTCCTTCAT ATGAAAAGGACGACGGCAAGAAAAATGACAAATTCGCTTGGAttggaggaggtggtggtcAGATTAGCATTGAAGCGATGTATTTTATAGACTTGACTCTACGTCTTCCATCTGTTCGCTTGGCCTTGAGGTTTCGAATCCGCTGA
- the ymp gene encoding yellow-emperor, isoform C: MALRLTTIALLHRAPLLVVPKLKATPPTRTLLLRKNLVPFLDDDPCVFSKKAVMHHWGVLPILFITLVGGILKVGAMIRLALVKDDVFFTKDSAYYMYLETRKGPWYKQKSRKWGGRDEYDMPPGLLLANQGDVSGPSFENADKHTSDEGPDFKIIAGHAVITGVALGLATML, encoded by the exons ATGGCGCTTCGTCTTACGACCATTGCTCTTCTACACCGTGCTCCTTTATTAGTTGTGCCAAAG TTAAAAGCAACACCGCCAACACGCACTCTATTGTTAAGAA AGAATCTGGTACCGTTTTTAGATGATGATCCTTGTGTGTTCTCAAAGAAAGCCGTCATGCATCATTGGGGG GTCCTTCCGATTCTGTTCATAACACTTGTTGGAGGTATACTTAAGGTTGGCGCCATGATCCGCCTGGCATTGGTGAAGGACGATGTGTTCTTTACCAAGGATTCGGCATACTATATGTACTTGGAGACACGCAAAGGTCCCTGGTACAAGCAAAAGAGTCGTAAG TGGGGTGGTCGGGATGAGTATGATATGCCACCAGGATTGCTCTTGGCCAACCAGGGCGATGTTTCTGGTCCTTCAT TTGAAAATGCCGACAAGCATACAAGTGACGAAGGTCCGGATTTTAAAATCATTGCAGGACATGCAGTGATCACAGGCGTGGCTTTGGGTTTGGCAACAATGTTGTAG
- the ymp gene encoding yellow-emperor, isoform A, producing MALRLTTIALLHRAPLLVVPKLKATPPTRTLLLRKNLVPFLDDDPCVFSKKAVMHHWGVLPILFITLVGGILKVGAMIRLALVKDDVFFTKDSAYYMYLETRKGPWYKQKSRKWGGRDEYDMPPGLLLANQGDVSGPSF from the exons ATGGCGCTTCGTCTTACGACCATTGCTCTTCTACACCGTGCTCCTTTATTAGTTGTGCCAAAG TTAAAAGCAACACCGCCAACACGCACTCTATTGTTAAGAA AGAATCTGGTACCGTTTTTAGATGATGATCCTTGTGTGTTCTCAAAGAAAGCCGTCATGCATCATTGGGGG GTCCTTCCGATTCTGTTCATAACACTTGTTGGAGGTATACTTAAGGTTGGCGCCATGATCCGCCTGGCATTGGTGAAGGACGATGTGTTCTTTACCAAGGATTCGGCATACTATATGTACTTGGAGACACGCAAAGGTCCCTGGTACAAGCAAAAGAGTCGTAAG TGGGGTGGTCGGGATGAGTATGATATGCCACCAGGATTGCTCTTGGCCAACCAGGGCGATGTTTCTGGTCCTTCAT TCTAG
- the ymp gene encoding yellow-emperor, isoform B, translated as MALRLTTIALLHRAPLLVVPKLKATPPTRTLLLRKNLVPFLDDDPCVFSKKAVMHHWGAVPIIAISFLSFTAEVITWLIIALTRHDVSYTANSAHYECLETRSSLYYPAKYLKFMRFNQKCEVPQGLIQANQGDTAGPSFDDKKKK; from the exons ATGGCGCTTCGTCTTACGACCATTGCTCTTCTACACCGTGCTCCTTTATTAGTTGTGCCAAAG TTAAAAGCAACACCGCCAACACGCACTCTATTGTTAAGAA AGAATCTGGTACCGTTTTTAGATGATGATCCTTGTGTGTTCTCAAAGAAAGCCGTCATGCATCATTGGGGG GCAGTGCCCATTATTGCGATTTCATTCCTCTCGTTCACCGCCGAAGTGATCACCTGGTTAATTATCGCGTTAACCAGACATGATGTTTCCTACACTGCCAATTCGGCACACTACGAATGCCTCGAGACCCGCAGTAGTCTATATTACCCAGCGAAGTACCTCAAG TTCATGAGGTTCAATCAAAAGTGCGAGGTCCCACAAGGTTTGATTCAGGCCAATCAAGGTGACACAGCCGGGCCATCAT TTGATGATAAGAAAAAGAAGTAG
- the msi gene encoding musashi, isoform A: MHALQEGATVLHHQQPPPPTSGEDHLLTADSFFYARSNPMENAAAAAAAAAAGLIDPHHNRDLHQALVASIANNSVAAIGGGLTTAAVLKSAAQQSQQAVQQNQNAVVVTPGLEQPKQEPAQQAALALLKENVNASAGAGQNNGQAAMGGSNKSGSSGRSTPSLSGGSGSDPAPGKLFVGGLSWQTSSDKLKEYFNMFGTVTDVLIMKDPVTQRSRGFGFITFQEPCTVEKVLKVPIHTLDGKKIDPKHATPKNRPRQANKTKKIFVGGVSQDTSAEEVKAYFSQFGPVEETVMLMDQQTKRHRGFGFVTFENEDVVDRVCEIHFHTIKNKKVECKKAQPKEAVTPAAQLLQKRIMLGTLGVQLPTAPGQLIGARGAGVATMNPLAMLQNPTQLLQSPAAAAAAQQAALISQNPFQVQNAAAAASIANQAGFGKLLTTYPQTALHSVRYAPYSIPASAATANAALMQAHQAQSVAAAAHHHQQQQQQQHHHQQQTHNAHVAAAQQQQQSHHNAVSNPASQAHSAAAAAALAANAANGAGAAGAHSLAAAAQQAGLMAGNPLNAAAAAAAAAANPAAAYSNYALANVDMSSFQGVDWSTMYGMGMYV; the protein is encoded by the exons ATGCACGCGCTTCAGGAAGGCGCCACCGTgctgcaccaccagcagccaCCGCCACCCACTTCTGGCGAGGATCACCTGCTCACCGCTGATAGTTTCTTTTATGCACGCAGCAATCCCATGGAGAACGCGgccgcagcagccgccgccgcagcagcgGGCTTGATTGATCCGCACCACAATCGCGATCTCCACCAGGCGCTGGTGGCCTCGATAGCCAATAATAGTGTGGCCGCCATCGGCGGTGGCCTGACCACAGCGGCAGTCTTGAAGAGTGCCGCTCAGCAGTCCCAGCAGGCGGTGCAACAGAACCAGAACGCGGTAGTGGTGACACCGGGACTGGAACAGCCCAAACAGGAACCAGCCCAACAGGCGGCACTGGCGCTGCTCAAGGAGAATGTAAACGCCTCCGCCGGAGCGGGACAGAACAACGGTCAGGCGGCCATGGGTGGCAGCAACAAGAGCGGCTCCTCTGGCAGATCCACGCCCAGCCTGAGCGGAGGCAGTGGCTCCGATCCGGCACCCGGCAAACTCTTTGTCGGCGGTCTCAGCTGGCAGACGTCGTCTGACAAGCTCAAGGAATACTTCAACATGTTCGGCACCGTCACCGATGTGCTCATCATGAAGGATCCCGTCACCCAG CGCAGTCGCGGCTTTGGTTTCATCACATTCCAAGAACCCTGCACCGTGGAGAAGGTTCTCAAGGTGCCCATTCACACACTCGATGGCAAGAAGATCGATCCCAAGCATGCCACCCCAAAGAATCGACCTCGTCAGGCCAACAAGACCAAGAAGATCTTCGTGGGCGGCGTCTCACAGGATACTTCGGCCGAGGAGGTTAAGGCTTACTTCAGCCAGTTCGGACCCGTCGAGGAGACGGTTATGTTGATGGACCAGCAGACAAAGCGCCACCGTGGCTTCGGATTTGTCACCTTTGAGAATGAGGATGTGGTCGATCGCGTATGTGAGATTCACTTCCACACCATCAAGAACAAGAAGGTCGAGTGCAAGAAGGCACAGCCCAAGGAAGCAGTCACACCGGCTGCTCAGCTTCTCCAGAAGCGCATTATGTTGGGCACCCTCGGCGTCCAGCTGCCCACAGCTCCTGGCCAGCTGATTGGAGCCCGTGGTGCCGGCGTGGCCACCATGAACCCACTGGCCATGCTTCAAAATCCCACACAGCTACTGCAATCCCCGGCAGCAGCCGCTGCCGCCCAGCAGGCCGCCCTCATATCACAGAACCCATTTCAAGTACAAAACGCCGCTGCGGCAGCCTCGATTGCCAATCAGGCTGGCTTCGGCAAGCTGTTGACCACATATCCGCAGACTGCGCTGCATAGCGTCAG ATATGCACCCTACTCGATCCCCGCCAGCGCCGCCACTGCCAACGCCGCCTTGATGCAGGCTCATCAGGCGCAAAGCGTGGCCGCCGCTGCCcatcatcaccagcagcagcaacagcagcagcatcatcaccagcagcagacCCACAATGCCCATGTGGCcgccgcccagcagcagcagcagagccaCCACAACGCCGTCTCGAATCCCGCTTCGCAGGCGCACTCGGCAGCAGCGGCTGCCGCCCTGGCGGCCAATGCCGCGAATGGGGCAGGTGCCGCTGGAGCCCACAGCCTGGCCGCTGCCGCTCAGCAAGCTGGCTTAATGGCCGGCAATCCCCTGaatgccgctgctgccgccgccgccgctgctgccaaTCCGGCGGCTGCCTACTCCAACTATGCGCTGGCCAACGTGGACATGTCCAGCTTCCAGGGCGTCGATTGGAGCACCATGTACGGCATGGGCATGTACGTCTAA
- the msi gene encoding musashi, isoform E — translation MLFENPAVAAKLPFPYNVPPPLQAAAAAAAAVPNLRSVSEMNATSLYAGNPMENAAAAAAAAAAGLIDPHHNRDLHQALVASIANNSVAAIGGGLTTAAVLKSAAQQSQQAVQQNQNAVVVTPGLEQPKQEPAQQAALALLKENVNASAGAGQNNGQAAMGGSNKSGSSGRSTPSLSGGSGSDPAPGKLFVGGLSWQTSSDKLKEYFNMFGTVTDVLIMKDPVTQRSRGFGFITFQEPCTVEKVLKVPIHTLDGKKIDPKHATPKNRPRQANKTKKIFVGGVSQDTSAEEVKAYFSQFGPVEETVMLMDQQTKRHRGFGFVTFENEDVVDRVCEIHFHTIKNKKVECKKAQPKEAVTPAAQLLQKRIMLGTLGVQLPTAPGQLIGARGAGVATMNPLAMLQNPTQLLQSPAAAAAAQQAALISQNPFQVQNAAAAASIANQAGFGKLLTTYPQTALHSVRYAPYSIPASAATANAALMQAHQAQSVAAAAHHHQQQQQQQHHHQQQTHNAHVAAAQQQQQSHHNAVSNPASQAHSAAAAAALAANAANGAGAAGAHSLAAAAQQAGLMAGNPLNAAAAAAAAAANPAAAYSNYALANVDMSSFQGVDWSTMYGMGMYV, via the exons CAATCCCATGGAGAACGCGgccgcagcagccgccgccgcagcagcgGGCTTGATTGATCCGCACCACAATCGCGATCTCCACCAGGCGCTGGTGGCCTCGATAGCCAATAATAGTGTGGCCGCCATCGGCGGTGGCCTGACCACAGCGGCAGTCTTGAAGAGTGCCGCTCAGCAGTCCCAGCAGGCGGTGCAACAGAACCAGAACGCGGTAGTGGTGACACCGGGACTGGAACAGCCCAAACAGGAACCAGCCCAACAGGCGGCACTGGCGCTGCTCAAGGAGAATGTAAACGCCTCCGCCGGAGCGGGACAGAACAACGGTCAGGCGGCCATGGGTGGCAGCAACAAGAGCGGCTCCTCTGGCAGATCCACGCCCAGCCTGAGCGGAGGCAGTGGCTCCGATCCGGCACCCGGCAAACTCTTTGTCGGCGGTCTCAGCTGGCAGACGTCGTCTGACAAGCTCAAGGAATACTTCAACATGTTCGGCACCGTCACCGATGTGCTCATCATGAAGGATCCCGTCACCCAG CGCAGTCGCGGCTTTGGTTTCATCACATTCCAAGAACCCTGCACCGTGGAGAAGGTTCTCAAGGTGCCCATTCACACACTCGATGGCAAGAAGATCGATCCCAAGCATGCCACCCCAAAGAATCGACCTCGTCAGGCCAACAAGACCAAGAAGATCTTCGTGGGCGGCGTCTCACAGGATACTTCGGCCGAGGAGGTTAAGGCTTACTTCAGCCAGTTCGGACCCGTCGAGGAGACGGTTATGTTGATGGACCAGCAGACAAAGCGCCACCGTGGCTTCGGATTTGTCACCTTTGAGAATGAGGATGTGGTCGATCGCGTATGTGAGATTCACTTCCACACCATCAAGAACAAGAAGGTCGAGTGCAAGAAGGCACAGCCCAAGGAAGCAGTCACACCGGCTGCTCAGCTTCTCCAGAAGCGCATTATGTTGGGCACCCTCGGCGTCCAGCTGCCCACAGCTCCTGGCCAGCTGATTGGAGCCCGTGGTGCCGGCGTGGCCACCATGAACCCACTGGCCATGCTTCAAAATCCCACACAGCTACTGCAATCCCCGGCAGCAGCCGCTGCCGCCCAGCAGGCCGCCCTCATATCACAGAACCCATTTCAAGTACAAAACGCCGCTGCGGCAGCCTCGATTGCCAATCAGGCTGGCTTCGGCAAGCTGTTGACCACATATCCGCAGACTGCGCTGCATAGCGTCAG ATATGCACCCTACTCGATCCCCGCCAGCGCCGCCACTGCCAACGCCGCCTTGATGCAGGCTCATCAGGCGCAAAGCGTGGCCGCCGCTGCCcatcatcaccagcagcagcaacagcagcagcatcatcaccagcagcagacCCACAATGCCCATGTGGCcgccgcccagcagcagcagcagagccaCCACAACGCCGTCTCGAATCCCGCTTCGCAGGCGCACTCGGCAGCAGCGGCTGCCGCCCTGGCGGCCAATGCCGCGAATGGGGCAGGTGCCGCTGGAGCCCACAGCCTGGCCGCTGCCGCTCAGCAAGCTGGCTTAATGGCCGGCAATCCCCTGaatgccgctgctgccgccgccgccgctgctgccaaTCCGGCGGCTGCCTACTCCAACTATGCGCTGGCCAACGTGGACATGTCCAGCTTCCAGGGCGTCGATTGGAGCACCATGTACGGCATGGGCATGTACGTCTAA
- the msi gene encoding musashi, isoform D: MLFENPAVAAKLPFPYNVPPPLQAAAAAAAAVPNLSNPMENAAAAAAAAAAGLIDPHHNRDLHQALVASIANNSVAAIGGGLTTAAVLKSAAQQSQQAVQQNQNAVVVTPGLEQPKQEPAQQAALALLKENVNASAGAGQNNGQAAMGGSNKSGSSGRSTPSLSGGSGSDPAPGKLFVGGLSWQTSSDKLKEYFNMFGTVTDVLIMKDPVTQRSRGFGFITFQEPCTVEKVLKVPIHTLDGKKIDPKHATPKNRPRQANKTKKIFVGGVSQDTSAEEVKAYFSQFGPVEETVMLMDQQTKRHRGFGFVTFENEDVVDRVCEIHFHTIKNKKVECKKAQPKEAVTPAAQLLQKRIMLGTLGVQLPTAPGQLIGARGAGVATMNPLAMLQNPTQLLQSPAAAAAAQQAALISQNPFQVQNAAAAASIANQAGFGKLLTTYPQTALHSVRYAPYSIPASAATANAALMQAHQAQSVAAAAHHHQQQQQQQHHHQQQTHNAHVAAAQQQQQSHHNAVSNPASQAHSAAAAAALAANAANGAGAAGAHSLAAAAQQAGLMAGNPLNAAAAAAAAAANPAAAYSNYALANVDMSSFQGVDWSTMYGMGMYV, translated from the exons CAATCCCATGGAGAACGCGgccgcagcagccgccgccgcagcagcgGGCTTGATTGATCCGCACCACAATCGCGATCTCCACCAGGCGCTGGTGGCCTCGATAGCCAATAATAGTGTGGCCGCCATCGGCGGTGGCCTGACCACAGCGGCAGTCTTGAAGAGTGCCGCTCAGCAGTCCCAGCAGGCGGTGCAACAGAACCAGAACGCGGTAGTGGTGACACCGGGACTGGAACAGCCCAAACAGGAACCAGCCCAACAGGCGGCACTGGCGCTGCTCAAGGAGAATGTAAACGCCTCCGCCGGAGCGGGACAGAACAACGGTCAGGCGGCCATGGGTGGCAGCAACAAGAGCGGCTCCTCTGGCAGATCCACGCCCAGCCTGAGCGGAGGCAGTGGCTCCGATCCGGCACCCGGCAAACTCTTTGTCGGCGGTCTCAGCTGGCAGACGTCGTCTGACAAGCTCAAGGAATACTTCAACATGTTCGGCACCGTCACCGATGTGCTCATCATGAAGGATCCCGTCACCCAG CGCAGTCGCGGCTTTGGTTTCATCACATTCCAAGAACCCTGCACCGTGGAGAAGGTTCTCAAGGTGCCCATTCACACACTCGATGGCAAGAAGATCGATCCCAAGCATGCCACCCCAAAGAATCGACCTCGTCAGGCCAACAAGACCAAGAAGATCTTCGTGGGCGGCGTCTCACAGGATACTTCGGCCGAGGAGGTTAAGGCTTACTTCAGCCAGTTCGGACCCGTCGAGGAGACGGTTATGTTGATGGACCAGCAGACAAAGCGCCACCGTGGCTTCGGATTTGTCACCTTTGAGAATGAGGATGTGGTCGATCGCGTATGTGAGATTCACTTCCACACCATCAAGAACAAGAAGGTCGAGTGCAAGAAGGCACAGCCCAAGGAAGCAGTCACACCGGCTGCTCAGCTTCTCCAGAAGCGCATTATGTTGGGCACCCTCGGCGTCCAGCTGCCCACAGCTCCTGGCCAGCTGATTGGAGCCCGTGGTGCCGGCGTGGCCACCATGAACCCACTGGCCATGCTTCAAAATCCCACACAGCTACTGCAATCCCCGGCAGCAGCCGCTGCCGCCCAGCAGGCCGCCCTCATATCACAGAACCCATTTCAAGTACAAAACGCCGCTGCGGCAGCCTCGATTGCCAATCAGGCTGGCTTCGGCAAGCTGTTGACCACATATCCGCAGACTGCGCTGCATAGCGTCAG ATATGCACCCTACTCGATCCCCGCCAGCGCCGCCACTGCCAACGCCGCCTTGATGCAGGCTCATCAGGCGCAAAGCGTGGCCGCCGCTGCCcatcatcaccagcagcagcaacagcagcagcatcatcaccagcagcagacCCACAATGCCCATGTGGCcgccgcccagcagcagcagcagagccaCCACAACGCCGTCTCGAATCCCGCTTCGCAGGCGCACTCGGCAGCAGCGGCTGCCGCCCTGGCGGCCAATGCCGCGAATGGGGCAGGTGCCGCTGGAGCCCACAGCCTGGCCGCTGCCGCTCAGCAAGCTGGCTTAATGGCCGGCAATCCCCTGaatgccgctgctgccgccgccgccgctgctgccaaTCCGGCGGCTGCCTACTCCAACTATGCGCTGGCCAACGTGGACATGTCCAGCTTCCAGGGCGTCGATTGGAGCACCATGTACGGCATGGGCATGTACGTCTAA
- the msi gene encoding musashi, isoform H, with amino-acid sequence MENAAAAAAAAAAGLIDPHHNRDLHQALVASIANNSVAAIGGGLTTAAVLKSAAQQSQQAVQQNQNAVVVTPGLEQPKQEPAQQAALALLKENVNASAGAGQNNGQAAMGGSNKSGSSGRSTPSLSGGSGSDPAPGKLFVGGLSWQTSSDKLKEYFNMFGTVTDVLIMKDPVTQRSRGFGFITFQEPCTVEKVLKVPIHTLDGKKIDPKHATPKNRPRQANKTKKIFVGGVSQDTSAEEVKAYFSQFGPVEETVMLMDQQTKRHRGFGFVTFENEDVVDRVCEIHFHTIKNKKVECKKAQPKEAVTPAAQLLQKRIMLGTLGVQLPTAPGQLIGARGAGVATMNPLAMLQNPTQLLQSPAAAAAAQQAALISQNPFQVQNAAAAASIANQAGFGKLLTTYPQTALHSVRYAPYSIPASAATANAALMQAHQAQSVAAAAHHHQQQQQQQHHHQQQTHNAHVAAAQQQQQSHHNAVSNPASQAHSAAAAAALAANAANGAGAAGAHSLAAAAQQAGLMAGNPLNAAAAAAAAAANPAAAYSNYALANVDMSSFQGVDWSTMYGMGMYV; translated from the exons ATGGAGAACGCGgccgcagcagccgccgccgcagcagcgGGCTTGATTGATCCGCACCACAATCGCGATCTCCACCAGGCGCTGGTGGCCTCGATAGCCAATAATAGTGTGGCCGCCATCGGCGGTGGCCTGACCACAGCGGCAGTCTTGAAGAGTGCCGCTCAGCAGTCCCAGCAGGCGGTGCAACAGAACCAGAACGCGGTAGTGGTGACACCGGGACTGGAACAGCCCAAACAGGAACCAGCCCAACAGGCGGCACTGGCGCTGCTCAAGGAGAATGTAAACGCCTCCGCCGGAGCGGGACAGAACAACGGTCAGGCGGCCATGGGTGGCAGCAACAAGAGCGGCTCCTCTGGCAGATCCACGCCCAGCCTGAGCGGAGGCAGTGGCTCCGATCCGGCACCCGGCAAACTCTTTGTCGGCGGTCTCAGCTGGCAGACGTCGTCTGACAAGCTCAAGGAATACTTCAACATGTTCGGCACCGTCACCGATGTGCTCATCATGAAGGATCCCGTCACCCAG CGCAGTCGCGGCTTTGGTTTCATCACATTCCAAGAACCCTGCACCGTGGAGAAGGTTCTCAAGGTGCCCATTCACACACTCGATGGCAAGAAGATCGATCCCAAGCATGCCACCCCAAAGAATCGACCTCGTCAGGCCAACAAGACCAAGAAGATCTTCGTGGGCGGCGTCTCACAGGATACTTCGGCCGAGGAGGTTAAGGCTTACTTCAGCCAGTTCGGACCCGTCGAGGAGACGGTTATGTTGATGGACCAGCAGACAAAGCGCCACCGTGGCTTCGGATTTGTCACCTTTGAGAATGAGGATGTGGTCGATCGCGTATGTGAGATTCACTTCCACACCATCAAGAACAAGAAGGTCGAGTGCAAGAAGGCACAGCCCAAGGAAGCAGTCACACCGGCTGCTCAGCTTCTCCAGAAGCGCATTATGTTGGGCACCCTCGGCGTCCAGCTGCCCACAGCTCCTGGCCAGCTGATTGGAGCCCGTGGTGCCGGCGTGGCCACCATGAACCCACTGGCCATGCTTCAAAATCCCACACAGCTACTGCAATCCCCGGCAGCAGCCGCTGCCGCCCAGCAGGCCGCCCTCATATCACAGAACCCATTTCAAGTACAAAACGCCGCTGCGGCAGCCTCGATTGCCAATCAGGCTGGCTTCGGCAAGCTGTTGACCACATATCCGCAGACTGCGCTGCATAGCGTCAG ATATGCACCCTACTCGATCCCCGCCAGCGCCGCCACTGCCAACGCCGCCTTGATGCAGGCTCATCAGGCGCAAAGCGTGGCCGCCGCTGCCcatcatcaccagcagcagcaacagcagcagcatcatcaccagcagcagacCCACAATGCCCATGTGGCcgccgcccagcagcagcagcagagccaCCACAACGCCGTCTCGAATCCCGCTTCGCAGGCGCACTCGGCAGCAGCGGCTGCCGCCCTGGCGGCCAATGCCGCGAATGGGGCAGGTGCCGCTGGAGCCCACAGCCTGGCCGCTGCCGCTCAGCAAGCTGGCTTAATGGCCGGCAATCCCCTGaatgccgctgctgccgccgccgccgctgctgccaaTCCGGCGGCTGCCTACTCCAACTATGCGCTGGCCAACGTGGACATGTCCAGCTTCCAGGGCGTCGATTGGAGCACCATGTACGGCATGGGCATGTACGTCTAA